A section of the Deinococcus taeanensis genome encodes:
- a CDS encoding DUF7507 domain-containing protein, which produces MHRSPLLTALLTLLPLMAGASAATLTPAGTIIQNQATGTVRTDDPADGTLHSVSNAVQSTVASVCSVSLLPNGSVTSPAQTQTVRVGDTATYWATVTNAGNDTFTFPLSWQPVSGVTPAASSVKFFQDLNGNRALDSGEPEISSLTLAQDRTVNVLMIVAATAAMIGEADFAPVTACAEGIPDADNVVHLKVTGEAHLLFTKSMTPAALQPGAANTVTLDVANTGDITSDAVVIEDLLGTQALSSLSFEPGSVNVPGGRLTYTSDGTTWTDTPGNAVTGLRWTLPQGVPAHGSSRLTFRLRAAATAAPGLRTNTATLTPVSPDLHTPTGAAADATATLNVAAAPALALGPVGNPGAPELSEQDTQRRQGVVTGQLVCFTHTLLNSGNVSDLVSLTPTVAGGLADITLLNAQGTALQQPLTLTAGQSVNVQVCVTPRSAGQVTLTLTASSSAGAEPNQTVDVISGILDQGPTLSKTVTPTGTVSTGHTLTFTLSVTNPYPFPLTNVTVTDTLTASLALASATGTPSVDGPTLTWHAGTLAPAETVSYTVTARVATTAPDDQAITNCFTFTSDQHPQAVTSPCTSSPVWSAALFMQKTAQPQQVTVGGRLTYTLTAKNTSATASMVNLTVMDALPATLEYVPGTSRIAGQSVPDPAVQNGALVWAVPELAAGQQVTITFDTRVLPGAPADLVNTVTAQAQGLNLGSVIVNANTATAHTKIQATVFDVYGDLIGRVFVDRNLNRRYEPGTDQPVGNARIVLSTGRTVVTDATGLYHVARLEGPVALRLDPNSVPYTPLSVPQDGGLNGSRLVVVSGLTSADFPLTPLTATLGATRDTRLTQGPLTVDKHVTANPDGSYAVSLTLTTQVDLAAFTLTDPLPTGATLTEGTSTLDVTALNAGTTHVTYRFTVPGTPAVTDPTVHWRTP; this is translated from the coding sequence GTGCACCGTTCACCACTCCTCACCGCCCTGCTCACGTTGCTTCCACTGATGGCGGGCGCCAGCGCCGCGACCCTTACGCCCGCTGGCACCATCATCCAGAACCAGGCGACGGGCACGGTCCGCACCGACGACCCGGCCGACGGCACGCTGCACAGCGTGTCTAACGCCGTGCAGTCCACGGTGGCGTCTGTCTGCAGTGTGTCGCTGCTTCCGAACGGCAGCGTCACCTCTCCCGCCCAGACCCAGACGGTTCGGGTGGGGGACACCGCGACGTACTGGGCAACCGTTACGAACGCCGGGAACGACACCTTCACCTTTCCGCTGTCGTGGCAGCCGGTGTCCGGCGTGACCCCGGCTGCCAGCAGTGTGAAGTTCTTCCAGGACCTCAACGGCAACCGGGCGCTGGACAGCGGTGAGCCTGAGATCAGCAGCCTGACGCTCGCGCAGGACAGGACCGTGAACGTCCTGATGATCGTGGCCGCAACGGCCGCGATGATCGGGGAGGCAGACTTTGCGCCGGTGACCGCCTGCGCGGAGGGAATCCCTGACGCGGACAACGTGGTTCACCTGAAAGTCACCGGCGAAGCGCACCTGCTGTTCACGAAGAGCATGACGCCCGCCGCGTTGCAGCCCGGCGCGGCGAACACCGTGACCCTTGACGTTGCCAACACTGGCGACATCACCTCCGACGCGGTGGTCATCGAGGACCTGCTGGGCACGCAGGCGCTCTCCAGTCTCAGCTTTGAGCCGGGCAGTGTCAACGTGCCCGGTGGCCGCCTCACCTACACCAGCGACGGCACAACCTGGACCGACACGCCCGGAAACGCCGTGACCGGGCTGCGCTGGACGCTTCCGCAGGGGGTGCCCGCCCACGGCAGCAGCCGACTGACGTTCCGCCTGCGCGCCGCCGCCACGGCTGCTCCCGGCCTGCGCACCAACACCGCGACGCTGACTCCTGTCTCGCCGGACCTGCACACCCCCACCGGCGCCGCCGCAGACGCAACCGCCACACTCAACGTCGCGGCTGCCCCGGCCCTCGCGCTGGGCCCGGTCGGGAACCCCGGCGCGCCGGAGCTCAGTGAGCAGGACACCCAGCGCCGTCAGGGCGTGGTGACCGGTCAACTCGTCTGTTTCACGCACACCCTGCTCAATTCCGGGAATGTCAGTGACCTCGTCTCGCTGACGCCCACGGTTGCCGGCGGTCTGGCAGACATCACCCTGCTGAACGCCCAGGGCACCGCCCTGCAGCAACCGCTGACCCTGACGGCCGGGCAGAGCGTGAACGTGCAGGTCTGCGTCACGCCCCGCAGCGCCGGCCAGGTCACCCTCACCCTCACGGCGTCCTCCAGCGCAGGCGCGGAACCCAACCAGACTGTGGACGTGATCAGCGGCATCCTCGACCAGGGCCCCACCCTGTCCAAGACCGTCACGCCAACCGGCACCGTGTCGACCGGGCACACCCTGACCTTCACCCTCAGCGTCACCAACCCGTACCCGTTCCCGCTGACGAACGTGACGGTCACCGACACCCTCACCGCGAGCCTCGCGCTGGCCAGCGCCACCGGCACACCCAGCGTCGACGGCCCCACCCTCACCTGGCACGCGGGCACGCTCGCGCCCGCCGAAACCGTGTCGTACACCGTCACGGCCCGCGTGGCAACCACCGCCCCGGACGACCAGGCCATCACGAACTGCTTCACCTTCACCAGCGACCAGCACCCGCAGGCGGTCACGTCGCCCTGCACGAGCAGCCCGGTGTGGAGCGCGGCGCTGTTCATGCAGAAGACCGCGCAGCCCCAGCAGGTCACGGTCGGCGGGCGACTCACCTACACGCTCACCGCAAAGAACACCTCTGCGACCGCCAGCATGGTGAACCTCACGGTCATGGACGCCCTGCCCGCCACGCTGGAGTACGTGCCCGGCACGTCCCGCATCGCCGGGCAAAGCGTTCCCGATCCTGCCGTGCAGAACGGAGCGCTCGTCTGGGCGGTGCCGGAACTCGCTGCCGGGCAGCAGGTGACGATCACCTTCGACACGCGCGTCCTGCCGGGCGCTCCGGCCGACCTGGTGAACACCGTGACCGCACAGGCCCAGGGCCTGAACCTGGGCAGCGTTATCGTCAACGCCAACACCGCCACGGCCCACACCAAAATCCAGGCAACCGTCTTCGACGTGTACGGCGACCTGATCGGCCGCGTGTTCGTCGACCGGAACCTCAACCGCCGCTACGAGCCCGGCACGGACCAGCCCGTCGGCAACGCCCGCATCGTGCTCTCCACCGGCCGGACAGTGGTGACGGACGCCACCGGCCTGTACCACGTCGCGCGCCTCGAAGGACCCGTCGCGCTGCGCCTCGACCCGAACAGCGTGCCTTACACGCCGCTGAGCGTCCCGCAGGACGGCGGCCTGAACGGCTCCAGACTCGTGGTCGTGAGCGGCCTGACCAGCGCCGACTTCCCCCTCACCCCGCTGACTGCGACGCTCGGCGCCACCCGCGACACACGCCTCACGCAGGGCCCCCTCACCGTGGACAAGCACGTGACGGCCAACCCCGACGGAAGCTACGCCGTCTCCCTGACCCTCACCACCCAGGTGGACCTCGCCGCCTTCACGCTCACTGACCCCCTGCCCACCGGCGCCACCCTCACCGAAGGCACGAGCACCCTGGATGTCACCGCATTGAATGCCGGGACCACCCACGTCACCTACCGCTTCACTGTCCCTGGCACCCCCGCCGTCACCGATCCAACCGTTCACTGGAGGACCCCATGA
- a CDS encoding beta strand repeat-containing protein, producing the protein MTALSVGAAHALVAQPVAPSTPTAAGTLITNTATATFNDETNTPVPGPNGGPPSTSNTVTSTVQAVPAFTITPNTVDRTPVSAIPGAYVTFNKYTLANTGNVNGDSYAVNSGALDLTTISGKTVQTPGTVYYFTHQPAGPELTSPGTNGGQTSLSFTNVDPGSTKDFWVVYQIPTTATDGSVYSSNPVGHRNTNTSIPNNVTDGSAPDDTNNQNEANITRNDSFSVGPNGFAPGNAPAGTQDTTTSPGYTIVASGDNQTGTVNVNAGQTTLTFTETLQNTGSRTDSYALATKLSGFPAGTTVKYYLSGTELTSATGITIDGTSYPAVTNVAAGATVNFTVQLTLGSVTAPITTTPVATVQVTSQNSTAAAGGAGGLKGTPDTTTDTLNVRAAAFGDYLGNVLSTTPTQAQNVTPSTSGPTDVKYTMAVSNFGTITETYVPTTAGTTINQVVIPVVTSTGSVNATPTPTPVRFYLADVNGEPTGPELNSTNPLSVPASSTVTVIGVVSVPSTAAAMNTPLSFVQQLLSSTASPTGVPAGTAVTTLTDGTYTISGTTYGVPNSDQFTVKSSGTLQMSGPAGTGKTVVNCGKLLTDCATANTEVTTNDVKPGDYLKYTIRAKNTRNGAVNTVILQDILNANVNFVSLNAALLDGLGSTVTGLPANFAYRYAAAGSSVGTAAWAQLGTGFSNSFDTTGAPMVVSAGSTLQIAVDSANAQNVIDTDDTVSAMHTVVVTIIVRVK; encoded by the coding sequence ATGACCGCACTTTCCGTCGGCGCTGCGCACGCCCTCGTAGCTCAGCCCGTCGCCCCCAGCACGCCCACCGCCGCTGGGACGCTGATCACGAACACAGCCACCGCTACATTCAACGATGAAACGAACACGCCCGTCCCAGGGCCGAACGGCGGGCCGCCCTCCACCTCCAATACGGTAACGTCAACCGTGCAGGCTGTTCCAGCCTTCACCATCACCCCCAACACGGTGGACCGCACGCCTGTCAGCGCCATTCCCGGGGCGTACGTGACGTTCAACAAGTACACCCTCGCGAACACTGGGAACGTGAATGGTGACAGCTACGCCGTCAACAGCGGCGCCCTGGATCTGACCACCATCAGTGGAAAAACCGTTCAGACGCCCGGCACGGTGTACTACTTCACGCACCAGCCCGCTGGACCGGAACTGACGAGTCCGGGGACGAATGGCGGCCAGACCAGCCTGTCATTCACGAACGTGGATCCCGGCAGCACCAAGGACTTCTGGGTGGTGTACCAGATTCCGACGACTGCCACCGACGGCAGCGTGTACTCCAGCAACCCGGTCGGGCACCGCAACACGAACACCAGCATCCCGAACAACGTTACTGACGGCAGCGCCCCGGACGACACGAACAACCAGAACGAAGCCAACATCACCCGTAACGATTCCTTCAGCGTCGGCCCGAACGGGTTCGCTCCCGGGAACGCCCCGGCCGGCACGCAGGACACCACCACCAGCCCCGGCTACACCATTGTTGCGAGTGGCGACAACCAGACCGGCACCGTGAACGTCAACGCCGGCCAGACGACCCTGACGTTCACCGAAACCCTTCAGAACACCGGCTCCCGCACGGACAGCTACGCGCTGGCCACGAAACTCAGCGGCTTCCCTGCCGGCACCACCGTGAAGTACTACCTGAGCGGCACGGAACTGACCAGCGCCACCGGCATCACCATTGACGGGACGAGCTACCCGGCGGTCACGAACGTGGCTGCCGGCGCCACCGTGAACTTCACGGTACAGCTCACGCTCGGCTCCGTGACTGCGCCCATTACCACCACACCCGTCGCGACCGTGCAGGTCACGTCACAGAACTCCACGGCCGCCGCCGGCGGCGCGGGCGGCCTGAAAGGCACACCTGACACCACCACCGACACCCTCAACGTCCGCGCCGCCGCATTCGGCGATTACCTGGGCAACGTGCTCAGCACCACCCCCACCCAGGCGCAGAACGTCACGCCCAGCACCAGCGGCCCAACAGACGTCAAGTACACCATGGCCGTGTCCAACTTCGGGACAATCACTGAAACCTACGTGCCCACCACGGCGGGCACCACCATCAACCAGGTGGTAATCCCGGTTGTTACCAGCACCGGCAGTGTCAACGCCACCCCCACCCCCACTCCGGTGCGCTTCTACCTGGCGGACGTGAACGGAGAACCCACCGGCCCCGAGCTGAACAGCACCAACCCCCTGAGTGTGCCTGCCAGCAGCACGGTGACCGTGATCGGTGTCGTCAGCGTACCCAGTACCGCCGCCGCCATGAACACGCCCCTGTCGTTCGTGCAGCAGCTCCTGTCCAGCACGGCTTCACCGACCGGTGTTCCTGCCGGAACGGCCGTCACGACCCTCACGGACGGGACCTACACGATCAGCGGCACCACATATGGCGTCCCGAACTCCGACCAGTTCACGGTGAAGTCCTCCGGTACCCTCCAGATGAGCGGCCCGGCTGGCACAGGCAAAACGGTGGTGAACTGCGGCAAGCTACTCACCGACTGCGCAACCGCCAACACGGAAGTCACCACCAACGACGTGAAGCCGGGCGACTACCTGAAGTACACCATCCGCGCGAAGAACACCCGCAACGGCGCGGTGAACACCGTAATTCTGCAGGACATCCTGAACGCCAACGTGAACTTCGTCAGCCTGAATGCAGCCCTGCTTGACGGCCTGGGCAGCACGGTCACCGGCTTGCCGGCGAACTTCGCCTACCGCTACGCCGCTGCCGGAAGCAGCGTCGGCACGGCCGCCTGGGCTCAGCTGGGCACCGGCTTCTCGAACAGCTTCGACACCACGGGCGCACCCATGGTCGTCAGCGCCGGTTCCACGTTGCAGATCGCCGTGGACAGTGCCAACGCCCAGAACGTCATCGACACGGACGATACCGTCAGTGCCATGCACACGGTGGTCGTTACCATCATCGTCCGCGTCAAATGA
- a CDS encoding YcjF family protein — translation MLPPLVKQVLDNFNFDVDPALSPEENVEEVIKSAALLSGAISVEPIPFADILLITPVQAKMVLHIGKIYGHDISSERALEIARELGVTVAYGVAARQVMRGLAKLALPLIGGLITAPAVYGWTFALGRLAQNHFERRAQGLPSSRQQQVQVVQEAKKDARRVLPGAQDFSDLASELRRRAEQKNQP, via the coding sequence ATGCTGCCTCCCCTCGTCAAACAGGTGCTGGACAACTTTAATTTCGACGTCGACCCTGCCCTCAGCCCGGAGGAGAACGTCGAGGAAGTCATCAAAAGTGCGGCCCTGCTGTCCGGCGCCATCAGCGTCGAACCGATTCCGTTCGCGGACATCCTCCTGATTACACCCGTTCAGGCCAAGATGGTTCTGCACATCGGCAAGATCTACGGGCATGACATCAGCAGTGAACGCGCCCTGGAAATCGCGCGGGAACTGGGCGTTACGGTCGCGTACGGCGTCGCCGCGCGGCAGGTCATGCGCGGACTGGCAAAACTGGCCCTCCCACTGATCGGGGGGCTGATTACCGCGCCGGCCGTGTACGGCTGGACGTTCGCCCTGGGCCGCCTCGCGCAGAACCACTTCGAAAGGCGCGCTCAGGGCCTGCCCAGCAGCCGCCAGCAGCAGGTGCAGGTGGTGCAGGAAGCCAAAAAGGACGCCCGGCGCGTTCTGCCAGGCGCGCAGGACTTCAGTGACCTCGCCTCCGAACTCCGCCGACGCGCTGAACAGAAAAACCAGCCTTAA